The Rhodanobacter thiooxydans genome window below encodes:
- a CDS encoding class I SAM-dependent DNA methyltransferase: MPPIQQDASEAFIAKWRGVTASELSTAQSFAMDLCHLLGVEPPHPDPDQQYMFERPVTFAHGDGSSSAGRIDLYRRSCFVLEAKKLKAPTHTKGFDDAMLRARSQAEQYARALPAAEGRPPFLIVVDVGNRIELYAEFSRSGGTYTPFPDPRSHRIALEDLARDTVRERLRKVWTDPLSLDPSRESARVTREIAGRLAALARSLEAAGHPAESVAQFLMRCLFTMFAEDVRLLPEDSFRILLQTHAEQPETAMRMLSRLWQDMDGGGFSAAIATDVLRFNGKLFKQPDTLPLTREQIALLIEAAKAKWEHVEPAIFGTLLERALDPSERHKLGAHYTPRAHVERLVLPAVIEPLRDEWGDAHAAALTLATEGKSDDAVHVLRQFHHRLCTVRVLDPACGSGNFLYVTLEHLKRLEGEVLNALDELGYRQTGLALSGERADAMGGETVDPHQLLGVELNPRAAAIAEVVLWIGYLQWHFRTRGDVNPPQPVIRDFRNIENRDAVLAYDAVELVTGEHGVPVTRWDGKTMKRSAVTGEPVPDETSRVPLERYVNPRKAAWPEADFLVGNPPFIGTKRMKSVLGDGYVEALRATWSDVPESADFVMYWWHIAALNTTAGKVKRFGLITTNSISQTFNRRVMEGPLTDPKRPISLTFAIPDHPWVDASDGAAVRIAMTVGMPGRGIGQLARVIEERETETDDREVILETSQGLIHADLRVGADVGSARPLMANERIAGMGVALHGSGFILTPEDAERLRVHGPGIIKPYIGGRDLLQRPRERYLIDFFGLTQVEARAANPAAFQHVIDYVKPERDHNNRTALRELWWRFGWERPVLRRSMTGLSRYIGTTETSKHRVFQFIDGCVLADHKILCIACDDAAILGVLSSIIHSTWSDTVGGRLGVGNDPVYNKTRCFDPFPFPEFDQNDKLAGSIAMARVDRDGQAGPREALATCPSERLRELGEQLDAHRKRQQATHPDLTLTAMYNVLEKLRGGESLTGKERVIHEQGLVSLLRHLHDEIDEAVLDAYGWADLLHLLRVAHGNDVPAANTSREDAQRAFDEVLLERLVALNSNRAAEEARGQVMWLRPAFQNPSAEVAPDQRDFQGDSLDDDAPAAVIGRKPEPWPKDAVAQVRAVADTLAATPVPLDVDEIAARFTARGPWKKRLPQLLHMLVALGRARVNNGKYSTL, from the coding sequence ATGCCGCCGATCCAACAAGACGCCAGCGAGGCGTTCATCGCAAAGTGGCGCGGTGTCACGGCTTCCGAGCTGTCCACCGCACAGAGCTTCGCGATGGACCTGTGCCATCTCCTTGGGGTGGAGCCTCCGCACCCAGACCCCGACCAGCAGTACATGTTCGAGCGGCCAGTCACGTTCGCCCATGGCGATGGCAGCAGCTCGGCCGGACGCATCGATCTCTATAGGCGCAGCTGCTTCGTCCTGGAGGCCAAGAAGCTTAAAGCGCCGACACACACCAAGGGCTTCGACGACGCGATGCTGCGCGCGCGCAGCCAGGCTGAACAGTACGCCCGGGCATTGCCCGCCGCCGAGGGGCGGCCGCCGTTCCTGATTGTCGTTGACGTGGGCAACCGGATCGAGCTCTACGCCGAGTTCTCGCGCTCGGGCGGCACTTACACGCCCTTTCCCGATCCTCGCAGCCACCGCATCGCCCTCGAGGACTTGGCCCGAGACACCGTCCGGGAGCGGCTGCGCAAGGTCTGGACCGATCCCCTCTCGCTTGACCCCAGCCGCGAATCAGCGCGAGTCACCCGCGAGATAGCCGGCCGTCTGGCCGCGTTGGCCCGGAGCCTGGAAGCCGCTGGCCACCCGGCGGAGAGCGTGGCGCAGTTCCTCATGCGCTGTCTGTTCACCATGTTCGCCGAGGACGTCAGGCTCCTGCCCGAGGACAGCTTCCGGATCCTTCTGCAGACCCACGCCGAACAGCCCGAGACGGCGATGCGCATGCTCTCCAGACTGTGGCAGGACATGGATGGCGGTGGCTTCTCCGCTGCCATCGCCACCGACGTGCTGCGATTCAACGGCAAGCTGTTCAAGCAGCCCGACACGCTGCCCCTCACCCGGGAGCAGATCGCGCTCCTGATCGAGGCGGCCAAGGCCAAGTGGGAACACGTGGAGCCGGCCATCTTCGGCACCCTGCTGGAGCGTGCACTGGACCCCAGCGAGCGGCACAAGCTCGGTGCGCACTACACACCCCGCGCCCACGTGGAGCGCCTGGTGCTGCCCGCGGTCATTGAACCGCTGCGCGACGAATGGGGCGACGCCCACGCCGCGGCACTCACCCTGGCCACCGAAGGCAAGTCGGACGATGCCGTGCACGTTCTCCGCCAGTTCCACCATCGGCTATGCACCGTACGAGTGCTCGACCCTGCGTGCGGCAGTGGCAACTTCCTCTATGTGACGCTAGAACACCTCAAGCGGCTGGAAGGCGAAGTGCTCAATGCGCTCGACGAGCTGGGCTACCGCCAGACCGGCCTGGCCTTGAGTGGTGAGCGCGCCGACGCTATGGGCGGAGAAACCGTTGACCCACACCAGCTCCTCGGGGTCGAACTGAATCCGCGCGCGGCGGCCATTGCCGAGGTGGTGCTATGGATCGGCTATCTCCAGTGGCACTTCCGCACCCGCGGCGACGTGAACCCGCCGCAGCCGGTCATCCGCGACTTCCGCAACATCGAGAACCGCGACGCCGTGCTCGCCTATGACGCGGTGGAGTTGGTGACCGGGGAGCACGGTGTGCCCGTCACCCGTTGGGACGGCAAGACCATGAAGCGCTCTGCAGTGACTGGCGAGCCCGTACCCGACGAGACATCTCGCGTGCCGCTTGAGCGCTACGTGAATCCCCGCAAGGCTGCGTGGCCCGAGGCAGATTTCCTGGTGGGAAACCCCCCGTTCATCGGTACAAAGCGCATGAAGTCCGTGTTGGGCGATGGTTATGTCGAAGCGCTGCGCGCCACGTGGTCGGACGTGCCCGAGTCGGCCGATTTCGTCATGTACTGGTGGCACATCGCGGCGCTGAACACTACAGCCGGAAAGGTGAAGCGGTTCGGTCTGATCACGACCAATTCCATTAGCCAGACGTTCAATCGCCGCGTGATGGAGGGGCCCCTCACCGATCCCAAGCGCCCTATCTCCCTAACCTTTGCTATACCGGATCACCCGTGGGTGGACGCCTCCGACGGCGCCGCGGTGCGCATTGCGATGACGGTCGGTATGCCGGGGCGCGGAATTGGGCAGTTGGCACGCGTCATCGAGGAGCGGGAAACCGAAACCGACGATCGGGAGGTCATCCTTGAGACCAGTCAAGGTTTGATCCATGCCGATCTGCGGGTTGGAGCGGATGTGGGGTCAGCCAGACCGCTAATGGCCAATGAGCGCATCGCAGGCATGGGCGTTGCCCTGCACGGGTCCGGCTTCATCCTGACGCCGGAGGATGCCGAACGCTTGCGGGTCCATGGCCCCGGAATCATCAAGCCGTACATCGGCGGCAGGGATCTGTTGCAACGGCCTCGAGAGCGCTATCTCATCGATTTTTTCGGGCTTACCCAGGTCGAGGCACGCGCAGCCAATCCCGCTGCGTTCCAGCACGTCATCGACTACGTGAAGCCCGAGCGGGATCACAACAACCGAACGGCGCTTCGAGAGCTGTGGTGGCGCTTCGGATGGGAGCGCCCTGTCCTTCGGCGATCGATGACTGGCCTAAGTCGGTATATCGGAACCACCGAGACCTCGAAGCATCGCGTCTTTCAATTCATAGACGGCTGCGTTCTGGCGGATCACAAGATCCTTTGCATCGCATGCGATGACGCTGCGATCCTCGGAGTTCTCTCTTCGATAATCCATAGCACTTGGTCTGACACCGTCGGCGGGCGCTTAGGCGTCGGTAACGACCCCGTTTACAACAAGACCCGATGTTTCGATCCCTTCCCATTTCCCGAGTTTGATCAGAACGACAAGCTCGCCGGCTCGATCGCGATGGCGCGGGTCGACCGAGACGGTCAAGCTGGCCCCAGAGAGGCTCTCGCCACCTGTCCATCCGAGCGACTGCGTGAACTGGGCGAACAGCTCGATGCTCACCGCAAGCGTCAGCAGGCCACCCACCCCGACCTGACTCTCACCGCCATGTACAACGTGCTGGAAAAGCTCCGCGGCGGTGAGTCACTGACGGGCAAAGAGCGGGTGATTCACGAGCAAGGATTGGTGTCGCTGCTTCGCCATCTGCATGATGAGATAGACGAGGCGGTGCTGGATGCATACGGCTGGGCCGACCTGCTGCACCTATTGCGGGTGGCCCATGGCAACGATGTACCAGCGGCGAATACGAGTCGCGAAGACGCCCAGCGTGCGTTCGACGAAGTGCTGCTGGAGCGGCTTGTGGCACTCAATTCCAATCGTGCCGCCGAGGAGGCACGCGGTCAGGTGATGTGGCTGCGCCCCGCGTTCCAGAATCCCTCCGCCGAGGTCGCTCCCGATCAACGCGATTTCCAGGGCGACTCGTTGGACGACGACGCCCCTGCAGCGGTCATCGGCAGAAAGCCGGAGCCCTGGCCCAAGGACGCCGTCGCCCAAGTGCGAGCTGTCGCAGATACCTTGGCCGCCACCCCGGTGCCGCTGGACGTTGATGAAATCGCTGCCCGATTCACCGCCCGTGGCCCGTGGAAAAAGCGCTTGCCTCAGCTGCTCCATATGCTGGTCGCGCTCGGCCGTGCCAGAGTCAACAACGGCAAGTATTCGACCCTGTAG
- a CDS encoding protein-disulfide reductase DsbD N-terminal domain-containing protein — protein MLDAREAFRLIDASRTEAGLVITWDVAPGYALYRDRIRVATPTPGALAGVPFLPAGTMAADGLGGSAEEYLEPFTMLIPVTDAAYGHVSVRLQGCHMREPLVCFPPFSVDVPVEGLPGGFSPRR, from the coding sequence GTGCTCGACGCGCGGGAAGCATTCCGTCTGATAGACGCATCACGCACCGAAGCCGGCCTGGTGATCACCTGGGATGTCGCGCCTGGTTACGCCCTATATCGCGACAGGATTCGCGTGGCCACGCCGACCCCAGGCGCTCTTGCAGGCGTACCGTTCCTCCCCGCCGGCACTATGGCCGCTGACGGCCTCGGCGGCTCGGCCGAGGAGTATCTCGAGCCCTTCACCATGTTGATTCCTGTCACCGACGCGGCCTATGGCCACGTCTCAGTGCGCCTCCAGGGCTGCCACATGCGCGAGCCGCTTGTGTGCTTTCCGCCCTTCTCGGTCGACGTTCCCGTGGAGGGACTGCCCGGGGGCTTCTCCCCCCGCCGCTGA